In one Populus nigra chromosome 12, ddPopNigr1.1, whole genome shotgun sequence genomic region, the following are encoded:
- the LOC133669282 gene encoding glycerol-3-phosphate dehydrogenase [NAD(+)] 2, chloroplastic isoform X3 codes for MAALLLEFPPPPFLNCNHHQFLSSSKTSLRLHNFPSKTPPPPPPPFTPTTTICFLSTVTSSAISKEEKEKGPHSTAVASTRAPDEGSQQDRRKVVQIAWEKLVRWSRSWRSKNNKTDLLERTNKVVVLGGGSFGTAMAAHVAYRKSSLEVQMLLRDPLLCQSINENHCNCKYFPEHKLPDNVIATTDAKAALLDADFCLHAVPVQFSSSFLEGIAEYVDPDLPFISLSKGLELNTLRMMSQIIPQALGNPYQPFVLLSGPSFALELMNKLPTAMVVASKDKKLAHATQQLLASSHLRISTSRDVTGVEIAGALKNVLAIAAGIVEGMNLGNNSMAALVAQGCSEIRWLATKCLHGAIKSFLVLSMSVIGKELWP; via the exons ATGGCGGCGCTTCTTCTTGAATTCCCTCCTCCTCCATTCTTGAACTGTAACCACCACCAATTTCTCTCCTCCTCCAAAACTTCTCTAAGACTTCATAATTTTCCTTCCaaaacaccaccaccaccaccaccaccattcaCTCCCACTACCACAATTTGCTTTCTTTCAACTGTTACTTCTTCTGCAatctcaaaagaagaaaaagaaaaaggacccCACTCCACTGCTGTAGCAAGTACCCGTGCTCCTGATGAGGGGTCCCAGCAGGATCGCCGCAAAGTAGTTCAAATTGCTTGGGAGAAGCTCGTCCGTTGGTCCCGCTCCTGGCGCTCCAAGAACAACAAAACTGACCTTCTTGAACGCACTAACAAG GTGGTAGTGCTTGGTGGAGGATCTTTTGGTACGGCAATGGCTGCCCATGTTGCTTACAGAAAGTCTAGTTTGGAAGTTCAAATGCTTCTGCGTGACCCTTTACTCTGTCAGTCTATAAATGAAAATCACTGTAATTG CAAGTACTTCCCGGAACATAAACTGCCCGATAATGTAATTGCCACCACCGATGCAAAAGCTGCTTTGCTTGATGCAGACTTTTGCCTTCATGCTGTGCCTGTGCAG TTTAGTTCATCATTTCTTGAGGGTATTGCAGAATATGTTGATCCTGACTTGCCTTTCATATCCCTCAGTAAAGGCTTAGAACTTAATACATTGAGGATGATGTCTCAGATTATTCCCCAAGCATTGGGGAATCCTTACcaaccttttgttttgttatccGGGCCTTCTTTTGCTCTGGAATTGATGAACAAGTTACCGACAG CAATGGTGGTGGCATCAAAGGACAAGAAATTGGCACATGCTACTCAGCAGCTATTAGCTTCATCTCACTTGAGAATCAGCACTTCAAG GGATGTTACAGGGGTAGAAATTGCAGGGGCACTAAAAAATGTACTTGCCATAGCCGCTGGAATTGTTGAAGGAATGAATCTTGGCAATAACTCTATGGCAGCTCTAGTTGCACAAGGTTGTTCAGAGATCCGATGGCTAGCTACAAAG tgccTTCATGgagcaatcaaaagttttctGGTATTATCAATGTCTGTTATTGGTAAGGAGTTATGGCCATAA